One window of the Bacteroidales bacterium genome contains the following:
- a CDS encoding tetratricopeptide repeat protein yields the protein MASIQPLIKKYAIILITIIGIIAYANSFNNAFQFDDGYHIVEGSKIKNFDNVLKFSHWKAINDRPLSFFTLAVNYKLNELDVAGYHVVNLLFHILAGLIAFLLTFEILSLPVFRKNRTIQDYKVLIALFSSMIFVAHPIQTQAVTYITQRMTVMAGLFYMWSVLLYIRGRNAHLEPARAKAWKSYAYYAGAIAAGALGFLSKQNAATFPLAFILVEILFIRDQQEKIDRRFLTTISCVVGGIILLGIILNGLPSEYDKISRSEYLFTQFRVMVKYWQLLFLPINQHLDYYWTISISLWGYKDLLSLALLLGTIALGVFLFRKNWLIPAFAIFWFYLTLSIESTIIPIRDVIFEHRMYMAVFGIGFAFSYLAFYFLGRKKQIYPVIVLSILTLVYMGASFNRNKVWKNIYTLWSDSTTKDPKRERAWYWLASYYTLEKDPENALKCYNTSIECNPNFPLAYNGSGNVKKETGDLKGALKDYNKAIQLDPNYMTAYYNRGIANAAMNQLSDAIKDYDQSIQVGNRSSAVYYNRGNAKRRKGQYSSAIEDYNIALEIDPKYPLAYFNRGLTKAGMKDHEGAIADIDFAIRLDPKNHLFYNGKGVSLLSLGKYQEAVNNFDLSIQMNSDFGQAYYNRGYAKLNGLSDLKGACEDWTVAASKGYKSAEHYIQLYCK from the coding sequence TTTTAAAATTTTCCCACTGGAAAGCGATCAATGACAGGCCTCTGTCATTCTTTACACTGGCGGTGAATTATAAACTCAATGAGCTGGATGTTGCCGGATACCATGTAGTCAACCTCCTGTTCCATATCCTGGCTGGTTTAATAGCGTTTTTACTCACGTTCGAGATCCTGTCCCTTCCTGTATTCCGGAAAAACCGGACCATCCAGGATTATAAGGTTCTCATCGCGCTGTTTTCTTCAATGATCTTCGTTGCACACCCGATCCAGACCCAGGCCGTAACATATATTACGCAGCGTATGACGGTTATGGCCGGTTTATTCTACATGTGGTCGGTTTTGCTATACATCAGGGGCCGGAATGCACACCTGGAACCTGCGAGAGCTAAAGCCTGGAAGTCATACGCGTATTATGCAGGCGCCATTGCTGCCGGAGCCCTTGGATTCCTCTCCAAGCAAAACGCGGCTACTTTCCCGCTGGCTTTTATCCTTGTCGAAATCCTGTTTATCCGTGACCAGCAGGAAAAGATCGACCGCAGGTTCTTGACAACCATTTCTTGCGTCGTCGGGGGGATTATCCTGTTAGGGATTATCCTGAACGGTCTGCCGTCAGAATACGATAAAATCAGCCGGTCGGAATACCTCTTCACGCAATTCCGTGTCATGGTCAAGTACTGGCAATTGCTTTTCCTGCCCATAAACCAGCACCTCGATTATTACTGGACGATATCCATATCTTTGTGGGGATATAAAGATCTGCTCAGCCTGGCTCTCCTGCTTGGAACCATCGCCCTGGGGGTGTTCCTGTTCCGTAAAAACTGGCTGATACCTGCCTTTGCTATTTTCTGGTTCTACCTGACTTTATCCATCGAATCAACCATCATCCCTATCCGCGATGTCATCTTCGAGCACAGGATGTATATGGCCGTCTTCGGTATCGGGTTCGCTTTCAGTTACCTGGCATTTTACTTCCTGGGCAGGAAAAAACAGATTTATCCCGTCATCGTCTTGTCGATCCTTACCCTGGTTTACATGGGTGCATCCTTTAACCGCAACAAGGTATGGAAAAACATCTATACTCTTTGGTCGGATAGTACTACAAAAGACCCAAAAAGGGAGAGGGCATGGTATTGGCTGGCTTCTTATTATACACTGGAAAAAGATCCTGAAAATGCCCTGAAGTGCTATAACACTTCCATTGAATGTAATCCTAATTTTCCCCTGGCCTACAATGGCAGTGGAAATGTAAAAAAAGAAACCGGTGACCTGAAAGGTGCTTTGAAGGATTACAACAAGGCCATCCAGCTTGACCCGAATTACATGACTGCTTATTATAACCGGGGGATTGCCAATGCTGCCATGAATCAATTATCGGATGCCATAAAGGATTATGACCAGTCCATTCAGGTGGGTAACAGATCTTCGGCAGTTTATTATAACCGGGGAAACGCCAAAAGGAGAAAGGGCCAATACAGTTCCGCGATAGAAGACTATAATATCGCCCTCGAAATAGATCCGAAATACCCCCTGGCTTATTTTAACCGGGGCCTGACCAAAGCGGGGATGAAAGACCATGAAGGAGCAATTGCAGATATTGACTTCGCCATCAGACTCGACCCAAAGAACCATTTGTTTTATAACGGCAAAGGTGTTTCACTCCTTAGCCTTGGAAAATACCAGGAAGCAGTTAATAATTTTGACCTGAGCATCCAGATGAATTCCGACTTCGGACAGGCATATTATAACAGGGGATATGCCAAACTGAACGGTCTGAGTGATCTGAAAGGGGCCTGCGAGGACTGGACGGTTGCTGCATCAAAAGGTTATAAAAGTGCTGAACATTATATCCAGCTATATTGTAAGTAA